In the genome of Daucus carota subsp. sativus chromosome 9, DH1 v3.0, whole genome shotgun sequence, the window GCGGAGGAGGAATCGACCTGGGATTTGAAGATATGTATGCGTCAGAGAGGTTTAACACTTGCTCAGTCCTTCGCCAGCTACCAAAATTTCTCTTTTCTGATCAGCAACAAGCTGAGAGAATTCTTCCAATAATTAATAACATTTCCTCCAAAAACGGTGTTCGTCATACGAAGACTGTCTGAAAATCTCGGCGTAACATCCTTTAATGACAATACGACACACAGAAAATTCTTTAGGTCTTCAAAATTGGACATCCTCAGATTAATATCGAATCCACTACCGGGAAACTTGATTATATGTATCCTGAGTTTTTGAAATTGGTACTGATGTATTAAAATTGGCCAGCAAGGTCTGGAGTCTGGCAAAATGTAAAGACAAAGGCAGAGAGGAGTTTCAGTAATTCTATGTTTACCCTTTCGAAgtaaagttgattctcattttggATGAAAATTTGTCCTTGGGTACAAAGTGACCCAATTTTGAGTGCTTTAGGACTAAATTGACAGGCTTTGAAGTTCGTGTATTGAAGTGTATATGGCTGTATGTAGGGAGATGAGAAGTGCAATGTGTGATTAGGCCTTCTTCTAATTGATTTAAAATGCAAGAGGCCGTGCTTCTAATTATGATTTGATGGAAATTGCAGTCACAAGCTCATTTTCGTTGCAGGTATATGAATACCTGATTTCTGGTAACCCTTCCATGGAACCTCAACTGGAACAGAGGGAGGATCTTCCAATTCCATTAGATAGCGTATACGCATATCTGAGGGGAGAACCGCAATTCACAAACTGCACACCTGGGTTTACTGGTACTCTTGATTATATACTTTTTTCTCCCAGTGGAAGCATCAATCCTATCAGTTATCTAGATCTTCCTGAAGCCGACTCTTCTGATGTTAAAGGTGGACTCCCAAATTACTACCATCCTAGTGATCATCTGCCAATTGGTGCTGACTTCGTGATTCGTACAAAATAAATTAGCATCAGTACCTGGCAAGAGCACTGTTGAAAACGTTCAGTTACTTCAATTTCCCaattcttttcaattttttttatcctgGTAGATTGTTTAGTTGGACAATTTTGCGAGCCCAGAGCAGTTTTGCACACAACCCCAAACCCCACCATTTTCCTTTATGTATGATTTGATTTCAACATATGTACtccttttttttattgaatatgtacaaattagttgtttatattttacatataaacATCACTCAGTTAACCTATACTGAAATTGATATGtgtagaaatatgttttttttttttggtgttaCAGGAACTGTCAAAGTGTGTTACATGTCCATTTATTACAGAAGCAAATCTTCCGTCATAACTTAAACACATATAACCTCCTAACTCTTAAATAGTACTTATCTATTGGTATTGCGAAACCCCTGAAGGTTATTATTCTGAAATAAAGTAAAGTGAACTCTCTTTATAAAGTTATATTCCTATATCTTTGGAATAATATCTGCTTGTAAAATACTTCATCCGTAAGATTACAATTTAGAAAGGTGAGACAGGTATCCCTATATTCTTGAATGGCCTGCTTTAACTTAACGGTTGAGATTGATGAGCTTTCTCCGAAAGTGACCCTTGAAGATATTGCAGTTTTCTTCTCTTACTGTGGGACTGTTGATTCAATCCAACTCCAGAGGTACTCTCCTCCCCTTTCCTCCATGATCTGAACTTATGGTTTTGTTTTGCTGTTTCTAATGGCTATGAATAATAGGAGCATCGATAAGACGGGGATTGCCTACGTGACTTTCAGGCAGCCATATGCTTATAGAACTGCACTTCTTCTGAATGTGAGTCCACTTCTCATTCTTCATGCTCATGGCTGCAATTTTCTTACAAGTTAtcagtttcagaaacaaaaacACATCTAAATAATGATTTGAAACTGTGTACCTTTCTTATCCTTTATACTGTCTAGACAGAAAATTCATTTCTGGGCTTGTATTTTTTTCAGGGTGCAGTGATCATAGACAATCCGATAAAGGTGTTGCCTTATCAAGATTCCACCAATGTTCCAGTCGTAGACATCAAATATGAAATCCGGGTTCTCCTTCTCTCCCTCTAACAAATTATTGATATTCGATAACAATGCTAGAGATAGCATCTGCATGCAGTGTGCTCAAGCTCACTACTTTCATTGAAGatagaataattataatttaggaGTGATTTCGGGATTTTcccttcaaaattttaaaccaTATAAGTTGTCATCGAATCTGCATTTACCTGTCTTGCTTGAATTCAATGTAAATGTTAATCCtaatatgttgcaatatgatactaattcttctttcttttacttATCTTTCTTTGCAGTACAACTTTGATAGACTATAGAGGATCCCAGCAAGACATGGCAGAGGGGCAAATGGCCGAGAACTAACAAGCTGAGAAGAAATTAttgttgaatttgatttttcatgtaGTTACTTCTTCGAATATCAATTACTTAGTAAGAGTATCTTGTTCTATCCCagtattttagaaaaaaataaacaaatatcgCTCCAACGATATTCTATCTCTATGTTCAAAGAGACTTTTGGGCAAAATACAATTTTTCAAATCGTGTATATCCAAGTAACTGTAAGCATTTTTATAGAAAATAATTGATACAAGCTATTCAAttatataaaagtttagaaaTTCTATATTCTAATGTGATAATCATAATCATATTACTGAATATATAATCAACTAAATACGATGAATTTGAGCACTAATTGAAAAGTTCTTCCCTGACATGAAGAAATTTCATGCGCTTAATTCCTGGAAAATTGGGGAAGAGGTGAAAATCCAACCTTTTACGTTAAGGAGAAATTGGTGACTGATGGACAATTGGTACCACTCCTTTGAATGGCAAAACACATACATATTTTATGTCAAGAAAGCAAAAACCTCGTGCATTACGTTCAAAGAGTGTCATCAACATGAATTGCACCGGAGAAACATACAAAAAATGTGAAATAAACTCAATTATATGCCAACGTCGCATTACAAACCAAAGTTACCAAACCATGCACCATTTTCCTGGATGACGAAAGCTCGGGCTGTCTGGCAGACTTCAGATCTTCTAAAGAAAACGTAATTGCAAGAGGGAAGGATTCTAGTTTGAATCCTAGCATTAGAGGCCAGCTCCCTTCGATTTTTGGCTACCCTGTGATTGTGTTTGCAAAGCTGGCCACACTGAAATGAGATGTAATAGCATTTGGGGCCAACCTGATAGCCTTAGTTCCGAAACCATATGCCAAGAACTTCAAGAGAACAGAAATTCAGAAAACAACTGAAAACGTAAAATCACACGTCCTTTCACAAGATTTCACGACTCCCAAAACAAACTGAACCAACATACGGTTGGACAAACTACTTTCTGCGCTTCCAGAATAGATCATAGAGTTTCTCAAGGGTGTATAGTTCCCATTTTATCACTGTATATATCAGTCTTCCTCTTCGACTCTACAGCCTTCTTAAATATTCCATATTCTCAAGTCAGCTTGCACATCCATAAATTCATTATAAATACAGATACGAGACTGAAGTATCAGTAAAGTTGGTTTCTTGCGCCTTGACaaaagaatatgttgcacataCTTCAAAATTTTGGCATGACACAGTTTTAATGCCATCAAAGATTTCAGATTCCGCAAGATCAGTTTGGTTGATTGCCATTGCAACTCAAAACCACCAAGACAGATGGATTGAAGATTCTTGCAATTTACTCCAATTTCTTCAATAGTTCAGGGAAGGTCTAGATCTGCAGGACATAGACCATCGAATGCTCCATAGCCCCATCCTTTTCATGCACTTCAGCACCCATCGCCCTTGCAATCCCTTTACCTGTAATATTTTTTGCACAAGGGAGGAGAATATGTTTTAGCTCCGGGGACCTAAACTTAATTATTCAAAAGTTTAAAGATATAATAGTAGCAATTCATAATTtaacttaaatattaaatttcatgTATGAGTTCTATGATAGAAACTACTGTACGTATTCGGATCAGGAAATTTACTTGGTTTTGTCATTGTTGTATGCCCTTAAATTGTATCACGTATTACCAAAAAATAATACATTGCTCGCTTTCTTTTAATGAATTGAAATTTAAAAGGTATTTCTTTGATggcaatcttttttttttttttagataatcACAGAGTTTGgtttatagttaaaataaaaatacagtcaAGGTATTCGCAACTTGCAACCATTTCAACAAGCATGTCAAGCTACTATGACAGAGACCAGCAGAATAAATAACCATAATCATGCTCGCTATATGGCAGAGGGTTACATACATTCAATAAACAGAGACAAAACGATGATAACAGAATGGTCGTGAAAGTCTTTTTTTTCTGATGTAAAAGGAATGTCATAGCAATAATAGCCAAAAAATCCTTATCACAAGAGGACAGAACATCAACAAAAGAGACGCCAGTGCCAAAAAAGCAACATATTTACTAGTGATTTGAAATACCGATATGCGATATGATACCCACATACTTGAATTGCGAGCATAAGCTATGTACATTCTGTTTTAGTCTAACCTTCATCTGAAACGACCACTGTCTGGCATAGTATACTCCTAATACTTCGATGACCTCAGGTTATATCGTTTCCGTGGTCTTTCATTCCCCTGAAATTGTGGTGATTCAGAATCAGCATCTTCATGTTTCTGGCTTCTATGACTTGCTTGATATTCTTCTCTTTTGCGACAAGCACGAGTGCGCATTCCAGAGTAAACTTTTAAGTTGTTATTGTGATTGCCCAACTCGCTAGGTTTGGAATTCCAACAATTCAGTCCACCAGGATTTTTCAAAGCATCAGATTTATATCTAGTTGACTCTCTGGCATCATCTAGCCCCTTGTTCCAATCAGATGGCTTATTCACAGCACTTCCCTGTTTGTTGTCCTTTGTAGCCTCATCACCATCAGGGCCATCCTGTTGCCACAAATCCATAGCACTCTTTGACTCCAGTAAATCACCACATTTATTGCAACCCTGTGCTACATCCTTTACATCTACGTTATCTTCCAAGTGATGAGATTCCCGAGGGTTATCAACAGTAATATTATTTCTAACACCAGAACCTGAAATCTTATTATTGGTtgagtttttttctttttccaacTTTTCAAATTCTGATATCAGTCCAGGATCAATCACCGGGTCCCAGTTTACCTTCTCAACATACAAATCTGGATCAGGTAAGGGAT includes:
- the LOC108202841 gene encoding polyadenylate-binding protein 2-like — translated: MACFNLTVEIDELSPKVTLEDIAVFFSYCGTVDSIQLQRSIDKTGIAYVTFRQPYAYRTALLLNGAVIIDNPIKVLPYQDSTNVPVVDIKYEIRYNFDRL
- the LOC108202840 gene encoding uncharacterized protein LOC108202840 produces the protein MGKKRVAYRTWNPPANNNPRDDELPPPNHYSKIDTQAVLQNTKLRLAEKFCLLAGISWYEVIAAQKHKYCYENVRKWDDSGAKDALFEAHERFCSMINGLPCEHPLPDPDLYVEKVNWDPVIDPGLISEFEKLEKEKNSTNNKISGSGVRNNITVDNPRESHHLEDNVDVKDVAQGCNKCGDLLESKSAMDLWQQDGPDGDEATKDNKQGSAVNKPSDWNKGLDDARESTRYKSDALKNPGGLNCWNSKPSELGNHNNNLKVYSGMRTRACRKREEYQASHRSQKHEDADSESPQFQGNERPRKRYNLRSSKY